In the Arachis ipaensis cultivar K30076 chromosome B04, Araip1.1, whole genome shotgun sequence genome, GTCCTAGacagataaaaaaaatagaaaacacaaAACCAATgaataaaaagagaaaatggAATGCAATAATAAATTGAATAAGTGATCTGATTCAATAGAAAGTTCAGACTGTGTGACCTGAGTTTCTTCAACACCTGAGTTGAGCAATGAGCCAACTTCATCACTAAAGACCTGATTCTCATCATCATCGCCAGAAACTTGAGGAACAACAGATTTCCTATTAGTGTCCATATCTATCGAAATGTCATCAAGACCAGGAACACTTTCATCCTTATCCAAGACTGAAAGCTTAACATCTTTTGAGGTAGGCTGTGTATAAGAGGGTTCACCTATGTCCAAACCAATCCCAGGAACACATGCATCCTTCGATAAAGAATGAAAGAAGAAACACTCAAGCAAGAGCaatgcaataaaaaaaataaaagaatcaaagaataaagaaaaagcaaaaaacaataaaagagAATAACCTTGACAGGTGTCACTTCGTTCTCATTCTCAGCAAGCTCAAACATAGAAATAATAGTTGGGTCATCACAAATCCTTTTTACACGAAAGGTTCCAAAGTATTTGTCTATACCAAGGGACTTGGTATCTACTTTTAGTAAAACTTTTTTACCCTCTAAAGTTTTAAATGTAATAGGATAGCTATCTCCACACAGAACCTATAAGGATAAAATCAGAGAGGTCACCATCTAGATCATAATgaataatatcataaaaaaaatgataactATTTATAGATCAACATTTAGATGGACATAAAAAATTATACGCACAGTTGGCTCCTTTTGGACTTCATTAAAAAGGTCAGCACATGCTTTTTTAAGCAAATAAGCTATTTCACGATCGAACAAAACGAATATGCCCTGTCCAGTATGATCAGAAACTGCTACTTTAAGTCTGAACCTATAACAATATGAcgataaaatagaaaaattaataaaagacCTTGTCAGAATTTAAGTAAACAAAAAGAGGAAGTAATTATTTGAAAAGCTACAAATCATGAAAATAGAAACCTTGGAATCACATTTGTCACATGATGCATGCAAACATCACAGAAATAGACCCCAGACTCAGGATAAACTGCCTTTTCACACACACAAGTGGAATACCACCAACAACCCTCTTCAACAATATCAGTGATAGTACCCATAATAACAAAACTCCCATCCTGCATACCATGCACAACAAAACACCACGTGAAGGAAAAAAATAATCTAATCGaggaaaaaaaattagttaaaaccACCTTGAAGTATATTTAAACATACAAATTATGTATAAACATAAGAGGGCAGAATGAAAAAAGTATAAATTTATAAACCTCTTTGTTATCATGTAATTGATCTATTGTGGATCGCCTAGTTAAGCGCATGAAGTCATCCTCCAATGAAACAGATTTTCCCTCATTCGCAATGAATAAAGGTTGAGTGCCATTAATCCCTTGTTCGACCATGCTAAGATTTAAAAAACACTATTTAGTTTCACATCAacagaataaaataaaaacaaagaaaggacTGCAACATAGAGATAATTTGGGAGGGATAACACAAacctttttcgaaaatcaataacTTCTGACAAATCAGGATTAAAGTAAATTTTTGTTGCTTTCATAACATTCTGGAGACTAGGTTGACCTATGGGTAATAAAAGAATGTCAACAGATCTAAAGATCGGGATAACATAACCGTACACATAATAAGATAACATTCAGTTACAACACCTCGAAAAAGTTTAATCTTAGCAAGTTGAACAATGACAACCGGTTGCTCAACATAACCAGAAGCAAGAAAATCATTTAACTGGTCCACGTACTCTCCAAATAATGTGCATCGCAGCATCATCCTATACATGAAAAAAAGGAAAACTCAGTAGAAACTTTTTTCAGAATAGATGAGAATacaaataaatatagaaatagaAATAAAGGGTGAGAGCAACAAACTTTTGTGAAGAAAGTTCGACAACCACCATCTTAACCGTTTTACCATCCCTGTCATAGTTTTTCTCTTCCCCAACCAATGTCAAAAGACCAATTACATCTACATTGATATGTTAATAGGAGTAAAAAAGATGTAACAAATAATTTTCAGAAGAAAAGAAACTGAAGAAGTAAATGAAAGACACGAGGTCAAGACTCACCAACTAAATAGTCATGATCCTGACTCATTTGCAATATGTCTTCAAAGGGATATATAGAAAAACAAGACTTGGGTATTATATCATCAGGAATTGTTGTCACTGTTGTACGAAACAGAAAAATGAGTTTGAACTCATGCTTTGTAGCTCTATAAGAACCTTGGTTTGAAACAACAGCAAAATAGCTCATCTTATAACAACTGCCTTCAAGAAGATGATCTTTAAACTTGTGGATTAGTTGCTTCCTTATAGTGGCCTGGATTTTGGTAGACTATGAACATCCAAAAGAACAAAAACATACAACTCATCAAGAACGAAAACAAAAGCACaacaaaaaaaattggaaaaattaATAAGAAGAAACTAAGTATATGAACacaacaaataaaaagaaaagatcaACCGCTCACATTTTCATCAACCAGAATAAGTTCCATTGAATTTGGAACATCTGCATTACCAAAGCTAGGTACAGTCCAAGCCCTTAGTATCCTAACTTTGATCCTCCAGGCCTCACGTGGAGGAACGATCTTACTGATAGGATCAAAAGGAGGACTCATTGCAAAC is a window encoding:
- the LOC107636627 gene encoding replication protein A 70 kDa DNA-binding subunit C-like isoform X2, translating into MSYFAVVSNQGSYRATKHEFKLIFLFRTTVTTIPDDIIPKSCFSIYPFEDILQMSQDHDYLVDVIGLLTLVGEEKNYDRDGKTVKMVVVELSSQKMMLRCTLFGEYVDQLNDFLASGYVEQPVVIVQLAKIKLFRGQPSLQNVMKATKIYFNPDLSEVIDFRKSMVEQGINGTQPLFIANEGKSVSLEDDFMRLTRRSTIDQLHDNKEDGSFVIMGTITDIVEEGCWWYSTCVCEKAVYPESGVYFCDVCMHHVTNVIPRFRLKVAVSDHTGQGIFVLFDREIAYLLKKACADLFNEVQKEPTVLCGDSYPITFKTLEGKKVLLKVDTKSLGIDKYFGTFRVKRICDDPTIISMFELAENENEVTPVKDACVPGIGLDIGEPSYTQPTSKDVKLSVLDKDESVPGLDDISIDMDTNRKSVVPQVSGDDDENQVFSDEVGSLLNSGVEETQDFLSHLLDNSDNIDVSSICNDGVRSKVKRNLESDFRKALEETVGPSSKMIKVEDN
- the LOC107636627 gene encoding replication protein A 70 kDa DNA-binding subunit C-like isoform X1, with the translated sequence MSPPFDPISKIVPPREAWRIKVRILRAWTVPSFGNADVPNSMELILVDENSTKIQATIRKQLIHKFKDHLLEGSCYKMSYFAVVSNQGSYRATKHEFKLIFLFRTTVTTIPDDIIPKSCFSIYPFEDILQMSQDHDYLVDVIGLLTLVGEEKNYDRDGKTVKMVVVELSSQKMMLRCTLFGEYVDQLNDFLASGYVEQPVVIVQLAKIKLFRGQPSLQNVMKATKIYFNPDLSEVIDFRKSMVEQGINGTQPLFIANEGKSVSLEDDFMRLTRRSTIDQLHDNKEDGSFVIMGTITDIVEEGCWWYSTCVCEKAVYPESGVYFCDVCMHHVTNVIPRFRLKVAVSDHTGQGIFVLFDREIAYLLKKACADLFNEVQKEPTVLCGDSYPITFKTLEGKKVLLKVDTKSLGIDKYFGTFRVKRICDDPTIISMFELAENENEVTPVKDACVPGIGLDIGEPSYTQPTSKDVKLSVLDKDESVPGLDDISIDMDTNRKSVVPQVSGDDDENQVFSDEVGSLLNSGVEETQDFLSHLLDNSDNIDVSSICNDGVRSKVKRNLESDFRKALEETVGPSSKMIKVEDN